In one window of Methanophagales archaeon DNA:
- a CDS encoding UPF0058 family protein yields the protein MKKEELIHLHLLLAQLKKCCEEKGIDCDFARYNELGITPFQVHRSKEEHKQAIFILGSELVSLAAKNNLPLWK from the coding sequence ATGAAGAAAGAAGAGCTAATACATTTGCATTTGTTATTGGCTCAATTGAAGAAGTGTTGTGAGGAAAAGGGCATAGACTGTGATTTTGCAAGGTATAACGAGCTGGGTATCACACCCTTCCAGGTGCACAGGAGCAAGGAGGAGCACAAGCAGGCGATTTTTATTCTCGGCTCTGAGCTTGTGTCGCTGGCAGCGAAGAACAATCTACCGCTGTGGAAATAG
- a CDS encoding radical SAM protein: MIRITQLVHGKGTVSDALKHRKKPPHQVPSRLLAFAETRRPVVFWNITGMCNLACAHCYISAGTAGHNNSRSRELSTEEAKAFIEDLAQMKIPLLLFTGGEPLMRRDFWELTNHATAHGLKTALSTNGTLITHDVAARIKESGIEYVGISLDGATEETHDRIRNQPGCFKKAVQALRNCADIGLKAGIRVTLTRDNYEEIDRLLELSQELQVPRFCVYWLVPSGRGKEIYDRQLSPLEAYRIFKLLYQRACELDPEQMEILTVDAPQDGIYLLEKMKEEGNSEYENALRLLQYTGDSCSAGDRVANVDPSGNVYPCQFAQMDEFKIGNVRERRFSELWNDAANPVLKVFREKTKFLRGKCGSCVYKELCGGGCRIRAFARYGDIWAEDPLCNYNYDGIQS, encoded by the coding sequence ATGATACGCATAACACAGCTCGTTCATGGTAAAGGCACGGTCAGTGATGCCTTAAAACACCGGAAAAAGCCACCTCATCAGGTTCCAAGCAGATTACTGGCTTTCGCTGAGACGCGCAGACCTGTTGTATTCTGGAACATTACAGGCATGTGTAACCTCGCATGTGCGCATTGCTACATCAGTGCAGGGACAGCAGGGCATAATAATAGCCGTAGCCGGGAACTCTCAACAGAAGAAGCAAAAGCATTCATAGAAGACCTTGCACAGATGAAGATACCTCTGCTACTCTTTACAGGCGGTGAGCCATTGATGAGGCGAGATTTCTGGGAACTCACCAATCACGCAACGGCACATGGTTTGAAGACCGCTCTGAGCACCAACGGCACATTAATAACACATGATGTTGCCGCGAGGATTAAAGAATCCGGTATCGAGTATGTGGGTATATCGCTGGACGGCGCAACTGAAGAGACGCACGACAGAATAAGGAACCAGCCAGGATGCTTCAAGAAGGCTGTGCAGGCGCTACGCAACTGCGCGGATATTGGACTCAAAGCAGGTATCAGGGTCACCTTGACGAGGGATAACTATGAGGAGATAGATAGATTGCTGGAGCTATCGCAAGAGTTGCAGGTGCCGCGATTTTGCGTTTACTGGCTCGTTCCCAGCGGTAGAGGGAAGGAGATATACGATAGGCAGCTCTCTCCGCTTGAGGCATACCGAATCTTCAAGCTGCTTTATCAACGCGCATGTGAGCTGGACCCTGAGCAGATGGAGATTCTTACGGTAGATGCACCTCAGGATGGTATTTACCTGCTTGAAAAAATGAAGGAGGAGGGTAATTCCGAATATGAAAATGCATTGAGGCTGCTTCAATATACCGGTGACTCATGCAGTGCTGGCGACAGGGTAGCGAACGTTGACCCTTCGGGCAATGTCTATCCCTGCCAGTTCGCACAGATGGATGAGTTTAAGATCGGGAACGTGAGAGAGAGGCGATTCAGTGAACTATGGAACGATGCTGCTAATCCCGTATTAAAGGTATTCCGTGAGAAGACGAAGTTTTTACGGGGTAAGTGCGGCTCATGTGTGTACAAGGAACTATGTGGCGGTGGATGTCGCATTCGTGCCTTCGCTCGATATGGAGATATATGGGCTGAGGACCCATTATGTAACTATAACTACGATGGAATACAGAGTTGA
- the hemC gene encoding hydroxymethylbilane synthase: MIIGTRGSKLARLQTEKVCGLLRELGIEYKIKIVRSSGDVMLNRSLYEMPDKGVFVKELDVMLLEGKIDIAVHSMKDIPLERDERLETAAVLPRDSPFDALVSDYNLSDMPEGAVIGTSSVRRRFQMQNYMEERGIKIRIKDIRGNVDTRLRKLASGDYTGVLLAEAGLERLQSRVNYERLDRDPFVPSPNQGIIAVVARKDSKESELLHQIEDVSTRIEADVENEVLKVIGGGCALPVGVHASCVNSSVGLSIYIGYSSRSYILKKTALPNEGYLEAARKFAIESIDEGLKEQEQW; this comes from the coding sequence ATGATAATAGGTACCCGGGGTAGCAAATTAGCGCGCTTACAGACCGAAAAAGTCTGTGGACTATTGAGAGAGCTGGGCATTGAGTATAAGATCAAGATAGTGAGGAGTTCCGGCGATGTTATGCTGAACAGGTCGTTATACGAAATGCCAGACAAGGGCGTATTTGTAAAAGAACTCGATGTGATGCTGTTAGAGGGAAAAATAGACATTGCTGTTCATTCCATGAAGGATATACCACTCGAAAGGGATGAGAGATTGGAGACTGCGGCGGTATTGCCACGTGATTCACCTTTTGATGCCCTCGTCTCGGATTATAATCTGAGTGATATGCCCGAGGGTGCGGTAATAGGGACATCGAGCGTGAGGAGGAGATTCCAGATGCAGAACTATATGGAAGAGCGAGGCATAAAGATAAGGATAAAGGATATAAGGGGCAATGTTGATACGCGGCTCAGGAAGCTCGCGAGTGGTGATTATACCGGTGTGCTACTCGCGGAAGCGGGACTTGAACGGCTGCAATCCAGGGTGAATTACGAGCGATTGGACCGGGACCCATTTGTACCTTCGCCCAATCAAGGCATCATCGCTGTCGTAGCGAGGAAGGATAGTAAGGAGAGTGAGCTCCTGCACCAAATTGAGGATGTCAGCACGCGAATCGAGGCAGATGTGGAGAATGAGGTATTAAAAGTGATTGGTGGTGGCTGTGCGCTTCCTGTGGGTGTGCATGCTTCCTGTGTCAATTCATCCGTTGGATTATCTATATACATAGGCTACTCGAGTAGGAGCTACATCTTAAAGAAGACTGCTCTTCCCAATGAGGGCTATTTAGAAGCTGCACGTAAGTTCGCTATTGAGAGTATAGATGAAGGGCTAAAGGAACAGGAACAGTGGTAA
- a CDS encoding Coenzyme F420 hydrogenase/dehydrogenase, beta subunit C-terminal domain, which translates to MINMAAEVEWEVTVPEKRLKDKLYFENLKAMVIDRNICSRCLTCAAVCPGGITVVDDRVDFPDYETRCMDCGACVRVCPRFVYEPKSGLGSYIRFIAGRSKRFTGQDGAMVSELMVSAMEMGVIDRGLFVTRDENWATEIFHVRESGQLSIPTLGGTKYTFADVLPELKRAVMFTKSGVGIVGTPCIVSGVRKLQHEFPLFRDRVKLLVGLFCTENFHYSDITRYLKDKGVDFTKLVKTDITKGKFIATMTDGEVKFKVKELEGILPSGCNVCTDFTAVESDASVGSVGSAKGFSTVVVREENADKIIDYIREKGYADFGEADPAQLDFLINHKKARAKNIPQE; encoded by the coding sequence ATGATTAACATGGCAGCAGAAGTGGAATGGGAAGTTACGGTTCCAGAAAAGCGGCTTAAGGATAAGTTGTATTTTGAGAACCTGAAAGCGATGGTTATAGATAGGAACATCTGCAGTCGGTGCTTAACCTGCGCGGCGGTCTGTCCAGGAGGAATAACCGTTGTGGATGATCGTGTGGATTTCCCTGACTATGAGACAAGATGCATGGATTGTGGCGCCTGTGTACGCGTATGCCCGCGATTTGTTTATGAACCTAAGAGTGGTCTGGGCTCATATATCAGATTCATCGCTGGGCGCTCAAAACGATTCACGGGACAGGATGGTGCAATGGTGAGCGAGCTTATGGTATCAGCAATGGAGATGGGAGTGATAGACCGTGGTCTGTTTGTTACCAGGGATGAAAATTGGGCAACTGAGATATTCCATGTGAGAGAATCCGGGCAACTCAGCATTCCTACTCTCGGTGGCACGAAGTACACATTCGCGGATGTGCTTCCGGAGTTGAAGAGAGCAGTAATGTTCACGAAGAGCGGTGTTGGCATTGTAGGAACGCCCTGTATCGTCTCAGGGGTCAGGAAATTGCAGCACGAGTTCCCCCTATTCCGTGATAGGGTGAAACTTCTCGTCGGCTTGTTCTGCACTGAGAACTTCCATTACAGTGATATCACGAGATATCTAAAGGATAAGGGCGTGGACTTCACAAAGCTCGTCAAGACAGATATAACAAAAGGGAAGTTCATTGCCACGATGACCGATGGAGAAGTGAAATTCAAGGTGAAGGAACTTGAAGGGATTCTCCCGAGTGGCTGCAATGTCTGCACGGATTTCACCGCGGTGGAGAGTGATGCGAGTGTAGGCAGTGTGGGCAGTGCAAAGGGATTCTCTACGGTGGTTGTGCGAGAGGAGAATGCGGATAAGATCATAGACTACATCAGGGAGAAGGGTTATGCAGATTTTGGCGAAGCAGACCCGGCACAATTGGATTTCCTCATCAATCATAAGAAGGCGAGAGCGAAGAATATACCCCAGGAGTAA